TTTCCGCCAGATGTGCTCCTTCATTTTCACCGGGCCCCGCTCGATGTCCTTCTGACGGCAGAAGGGGCAGGCGGCGTTGCAGGCTGTGGTGGTCTCGATCTGGATGTACCGGGGAGAGGGGGGAAAATTGCTGAAGCGGTCGGGGTTTTCCATGGTTCGGTTCACAGGCTTGCTATGCGGATGGTTTCTTCCGTATACTAATCCTTTAGGCTGGGAAAAACCACCCCCACGAAGGAGCGATATGAGAAAGGTCCTGATTTCGATCTTCACGCTGGTCGCCCTGATCCTCCTGACCGGCGCCGATTCCGGCGAGGTCTGGGGTCCCGACGCGCCCAAGACGACGAGCAACCAAGAACATGCCCGGCCGCAGGTCATCGTCATCATGTTGGCTCCCGGCACGAACATGACGGCCGTGACGACCTTCAACGCCACCCAGCACGTGAACCGCATGGAGCACGTGACGGGCCAGATCTACCGACTGTATCTCGAAGCGGGGACCGACATGGTCGCCGCCCGGCAGGCTTACGCCAGAAACTCCATTTTTACCCATGTGGACTACGAGGTCGAGGTCAGCTACGAGGTCCACGCCGGTTGCGGGGCCGGAGGCGGAGTGAGCGCGGGGACGTAGGCCGCCTTCCCGGCCGCCGGTTTCAGTCGGTATAGCGCGATACCTCTCGCCCCCGCAGGGAGACGAGCCGGTTCTTCGTGCTATAATCGTAAAAAATTCCTCAAACGATCAGCTTCCGGGGGTCGCCTGATGAAGACCGCGGCACGATTCGTTGTCCTGTTCGCGCTTCTATGCGCCGTGACGAGCGTCTCGGCGCGCCAGGTCACGGCGGTCCGGACCCAGGTTCCGCCCATAATTGACGGCCGACTGACCGACATCGGCTGGACCCAGGCCGAGGCGACGACGGGCTTCGTCTACCGCGGGGTCGGCCTCCCCTGGCCCGCCTCCCAGCAAACCCTGGTGCGCGTCCTCTACGACGACGACGCCCTCTACATCGGCGTGGCCTGCTACGAGACCAATGTGGACGATATCGTCGCCGATATGGTGTACCGCGACGACCCCCTGTGGCTGGACGACTCGTTCACCGTCTTTCTGGACAGCTTCGACGACGGCCGCTCGGCGTACATGCTCGTGGTCAACCCCCTGGGCACCCGCTACGACGCGTACTTCACTCAGGACGGCCAGTACATAGACAGCGCCTGGGACGGGGACTGGAAGGCGGCGGCGGGCGTCGAGGAGGACCGCTGGGTGGCCGAGCTCAGGATACCCTGGCGGGAGCTGCACTACGTGGATCCCACCGACGGCTGGGGGATAGACTTCTGGCGCAACGAGGTTCCCAACGACGAGTCCTCCATCTGGAGCAACCTGGATACCAACCTTTACAAGGTGAGCAAATTCGGCCGGCTGGAGGGCATCCGGGACCTGGAGATGCCCGTGACCGTGAGCTTCGTGCCCTACGGCACGGCCAAGCGGCAGTGGAACGACGTGGAAGACGCCATCGTCTGGGAAGACCCCACCCTCATCAAGACCGGGGTGGAGGACACCTTCTCGGGCGGGATAGACGTGGATTTCCGCCCCTTCCCGGCGATGAGCATCGTCGGCAGCATCAACCCCGATTACGCCCAGATCGAGAGCGACCTGGACGAGCTGAACCTCTCCCGTGACGAGCTGTACCTCGACGAGAAGCGGCC
The sequence above is drawn from the bacterium genome and encodes:
- a CDS encoding DUF5916 domain-containing protein, which encodes MKTAARFVVLFALLCAVTSVSARQVTAVRTQVPPIIDGRLTDIGWTQAEATTGFVYRGVGLPWPASQQTLVRVLYDDDALYIGVACYETNVDDIVADMVYRDDPLWLDDSFTVFLDSFDDGRSAYMLVVNPLGTRYDAYFTQDGQYIDSAWDGDWKAAAGVEEDRWVAELRIPWRELHYVDPTDGWGIDFWRNEVPNDESSIWSNLDTNLYKVSKFGRLEGIRDLEMPVTVSFVPYGTAKRQWNDVEDAIVWEDPTLIKTGVEDTFSGGIDVDFRPFPAMSIVGSINPDYAQIESDLDELNLSRDELYLDEKRPFFRDGKSLFDLPLELFYSRRLQDIYYAGKLYGKLGGLRYYLLDVEGTVADKADMTFYRGDWWMDRFNANVAAVRLTHDIFESSAVGLTVVNKFQRERMTIESHGPFDWEYVTVADPINDTTLGLDFSWATDFGLQATGEFAYETNPEREVDDYAWYVGAEWNDPSWMIGIKAQQVQPKFDAEMGYLPYTDLDTLGGEA